Proteins encoded within one genomic window of Oryza brachyantha chromosome 7, ObraRS2, whole genome shotgun sequence:
- the LOC102710509 gene encoding protein ETHYLENE-INSENSITIVE 2 encodes MDGQQQHGGSDSPAAGGAPHLFHALGPALLISMGYIDLGKWVAAVEAGSRFGFDLVLLALLFNFMAILCQYLAACIGTVTGRSLAEICHQEYSKPTCIFLGVQAGLSLLTSELTMIFGIALGFNLLFEYDDLVTGICFATVVPNLLSYAISHLGKKMAGTLNACIAGFALLCYVLGLLVSQPQIPLTSNVIFPKLSGESAYSLMALLGANMMAHNFYIHSSVVQGQKRSAFAVGALFHDHLFSVLFIFTGIFLVNHVLMNSAAADSTNTLLLTFQDVVELMNQIFVNPMAPTIFLVVLLFSSHIISLTSAIGSQVILQHLFGINLPVSGHHLIVKGFAIVPALYCAKVAGAEGIYQLLITCQIIQAMLLPSSVVPLFRVASSRLIMGPHRMSLHLEIFTFLAFLLMLFSNIIFMAEMLFGDSGWMNTLKGNTGSPVVFPYTALVTVACVSVAFSLYMAVTPLKSGRHEAESQECSVPSQKELLTSTQDREEASVGNVTYEEDERSDVVPSPRDPPEDCLKSALEYIDSSDTAMESDHDSQHSTAYTSTAPEICYSPSFIPEESKPVVAVDWTEPLEPISNAIAAEESTVESVDSKSTAERDIEVELGALIDNDKEAPHILESDKPLGGNNPSCASDDGPPSLTFTRGKSSDAGNGSGSLSRLSGLGRAARRQLAAILDEFWGHLFDYHGKLTQEASSKRFDILLGLDVRTPSSTARTDNQTNEIPKSPVVRDNLRGSAFMVSSRDLMSPKNEMSNLDLTYGLQMGTNIGSSAWSQGMQLPSTQLQGSSNSLLDQGARLNSNFSAPSYSDNSQFYQPATIHGYQLASYLKQMNANRNPYSSMPLDPQRLPKSSASAVPTYVDSVMHARNQNLLASLGATPSQIAATSRIGTMMAERSYYDPSTLDGNENAGSSAYSKKYHSSPDISALIAASRSALLNESKLGGTIGPQSYLSRLASERSQYANSVARPAAAPLAFDELSPPKLQRDIFSMQPSPSPSARSLWAKQPFEQLFGVSSAELTKSEFNPAGRSSGITKDDFSYKESEAKLLQSLRFCVSKLLKLEGSGWLFKQNGGSDEDLIDQVAAVEKLLQQGTSDNQLSHIDAQQPCDKADIQYMRVLPNCGDDCIWRASLVVSFGVWCIRRVLDLSLVESRPELWGKYTYVLNRLQGILDPAFSKARSTLTACACLHKDIRAPQNSLIATSSILRPIRGSFTTASVILEMIKDVETAVSGRKGRSGTAAGDVAFPKGKENLASVLKRYKRRLSSKGQQ; translated from the exons ATGGATggtcagcagcagcacggtGGCTCGGAttctccggcggcgggcggcgcgccTCACCTGTTCCACGCCCTCGGGCCGGCGCTCCTGATCTCGATGGGGTACATTGACCTCGGGAAATGGGTCGCCGCGGTGGAGGCAGGGTCCCGGTTCGGGTTCGACCTCGTGCTGCTGGCTCTCCTCTTCAACTTCATGGCCATCCTGTGCCAGTACCTCGCTGCCTGCATTGGCACGGTCACGGGGAGGAGTCTCGCTGAg ATCTGCCACCAAGAATACAGCAAACCAACATGCATCTTTCTGGGTGTTCAAGCAGGATTGTCCTTGTTGACATCAGAGCTGACAATG atttttgGCATAGCACTCGGATTCAACCTGCTATTTGAATATGATGATCTCGTCACAGGGATATGTTTTGCAACAGTTGTTCCTAATCTGCTATCATATGCTATATCCCACCTG GGAAAGAAGATGGCGGGGACATTAAATGCTTGCATCGCAGGCTTTGCACTTCTTTGTTATGTTCTCGGTTTATTGGTCAGCCAGCCACAAATTCCTCTCACATCCAATGTAATTTTTCCCAAGCTGAGTGGTGAAAGTGCTTATTCTCTGATGGCTCTTCTTGGTGCAAACATGATGGCACACAACTTTTACATCCATTCATCAGTTGTTCAG GGTCAGAAAAGATCTGCCTTTGCTGTTGGTGCCTTATTTCATGATCACTTGTTTTCAGtattattcatttttactGGAATTTTTCTGGTGAATCATGTTCTGATGAACTCTGCGGCAGCTGATTCTACTAACACTCTTCTTCTCACCTTTCAAGATGTTGTAGAGCTAATGAACCAG atatTCGTAAACCCTATGGCTCCAACTATATTTCTAGTGGTTCTTCTCTTCTCTAGTCACATCATCTCGTTGACATCTGCTATTGGTAGCCAAGTGATTTTGCAGCATTTGTTTGGTATTAACCTTCCTGTTTCAGGGCATCATCTGATAGTAAAGGGTTTTGCCATAGTTCCTGCTCTGTACTGTGCAAAGGTTGCTGGAGCTGAAGGAATATACCAATTACTGATAACCTGCCAGATTATCCAGGCCATGCTTCTTCCATCATCAGTCGTGCCACTCTTCCGTGTTGCCTCATCAAGATTAATAATGGGCCCCCACAGAATGTCTTTGCATCTGGAGATATTTACATTTCTTGCATTTCTCCTGATGCTTTTTTCAAATATCATCTTTATGGCAGAAATGCTGTTTGGTGACAGTGGCTGGATGAACACTCTGAAAGGGAATACTGGAAGCCCTGTGGTGTTCCCATATACAGCTCTTGTCACAGTGGCTTGTGTCTCTGTTGCATTTTCACTCTACATGGCTGTTACACCACTGAAATCAGGAAGGCATGAAGCTGAATCGCAGGAATGCTCTGTGCCTTCTCAGAAAGAACTGTTAACTTCTACTCAAGACAGAGAAGAGGCTTCTGTGGGCAATGTTACCTATGAGGAAGATGAGAGATCTGATGTTGTTCCTTCTCCTAGGGATCCACCTGAGGATTGTCTGAAATCAGCTCTGGAGTACATCGATAGTTCAGACACAGCTATGGAATCTGATCATGATTCTCAACATTCTACTGCTTATACATCCACTGCTCCTGAAATCTGTTACTCTCCATCTTTTATTCCTGAAGAGTCAAAACCAGTTGTTGCAGTTGACTGGACAGAGCCTCTGGAGCCGATTTCTAATGCTATTGCGGCTGAGGAAAGTACAGTAGAGAGTGTGGATTCCAAGAGCACAGCTGAAAGGGATATTGAAGTAGAGCTAGGTGCTTTGATAGACAATGATAAGGAGGCTCCACATATTTTAGAGTCTGACAAGCCACTTGGAGGTAACAATCCTTCCTGTGCGTCGGATGATGGCCCACCATCTCTTACCTTCACCAGGGGCAAAAGCTCAGATGCAGGCAATGGCAGTGGAAGTCTCTCGAGGTtatctggtttgggccgtgcAGCGAGGAGGCAACTAGCAGCCATTCTTGATGAGTTCTGGGGGCATCTCTTTGATTACCATGGTAAACTCACTCAAGAAGCTAGCTCTAAAAGGTTTGATATCTTGCTTGGGCTAGACGTGAGAACACCTAGCTCAACTGCAAGAACAGACAATCAAACTAATGAAATCCCGAAGAGCCCTGTGGTGCGAGACAATCTACGAGGGTCTGCTTTCATGGTAAGCTCAAGGGATCTAATGTCTCCTAAGAATGAGATGTCGAATTTGGATCTGACATATGGGCTTCAGATGGGGACTAACATTGGGTCATCAGCCTGGTCTCAGGGCATGCAGTTACCAAGCACGCAGCTGCAGGGTTCAAGCAATAGCTTACTCGATCAAGGTGCTagattaaattcaaattttagtgcaCCATCATACTCAGACAACAGCCAGTTCTACCAACCTGCAACAATTCATGGGTATCAGCTCGCGTCATACCTAAAACAGATGAATGCTAATAGAAATCCTTACTCTAGCATGCCACTGGACCCACAGCGACTTCCGAAATCTTCTGCATCCGCTGTGCCAACCTATGTTGATTCTGTCATGCATGCTCGTAACCAGAATCTGCTTGCTTCACTGGGAGCTACTCCTTCACAGATTGCAGCAACATCCCGGATAGGTACGATGATGGCAGAAAGATCTTACTATGATCCTTCCACTCTTGATGGGAATGAAAATGCTGGTTCGTCAGCTTACTCAAAGAAGTACCACAGCTCACCGGACATATCTGCACTGATTGCTGCAAGCAGGAGTGCTCTGTTGAATGAATCGAAGTTGGGTGGTACCATTGGACCCCAGTCTTACCTTAGCAGGCTTGCATCAGAAAGATCTCAGTATGCAAACTCAGTTGCCaggcctgctgctgctcccttAGCATTTGATGAGCTCTCTCCACCTAAGCTTCAGAGGGACATCTTCTCGATGCAACCGAGTCCAAGCCCCAGTGCGAGATCCCTTTGGGCTAAGCAACCTTTTGAGCAGTTGTTTGGTGTATCAAGTGCTGAGCTCACTAAAAGTGAGTTCAATCCTGCAGGCAGGTCGAGTGGCATAACCAAGGATGATTTCTCTTACAAGGAGTCTGAGGCGAAGCTTCTTCAGTCTCTTAGATTCTGCGTCTCGAAGCTTCTGAAGCTAGAAGGATCAGGGTGGCTGTTCAAGCAAAATGGTGGCAGCGACGAAGACCTGATCGATCAAGTTGCTGCGGTAGAGAAGCTATTGCAACAAGGAACCAGTGACAACCAACTGTCGCACATTGATGCTCAGCAGCCATGTGACAAGGCAGATATCCAGTACATGCGTGTTCTTCCCAACTGCGGAGACGACTGCATTTGGCGCGCCTCCCTTGTTGTCAGTTTTGGTGTCTGGTGCATCCGTCGGGTGCTGGACCTGTCTCTGGTGGAAAGCAGGCCAGAGCTTTGGGGCAAGTACACTTATGTTCTCAACCGTCTTCAG GGCATCCTGGATCCTGCATTCTCCAAGGCTCGGAGCACGCTTACCGCTTGCGCGTGCCTCCACAAAGATATCCGGGCACCTCAGAATAGCCTGATAGCAACAAGCTCCATCCTGAGGCCGATCCGAGGTTCCTTCACCACTGCATCTGTGATCCTGGAGATGATCAAGGATGTCGAGACGGCGGTCTCGGGGCGCAAGGGCAGGAGTGGGACAGCAGCTGGGGACGTTGCCTTCCCCAAGGGGAAGGAGAACCTGGCATCCGTGCTGAAGCGATACAAGAGGAGGCTCTCCAGCAAGGGACAGCAATGA